In one Sphingomonas sanguinis genomic region, the following are encoded:
- a CDS encoding gp53-like domain-containing protein: MTALKLTMTTAGLGRFTAAQGGDDIDLTIARVGLTASGFVAAPTLTALPGEFKRLATVSGSVEAQNIVHMTITDDDAATYTVRGFGLFLADGTLFAVYGQSTPIAEKSIGAMLALAIDIAFPVAGVENITFGSTNFLNPPGSEERKGVVELATLAEANAGDTTRVTTGSVVKAMIAAAIDAVSQALAGITSRTIFGSGLVKGGGDLTANRTLTVDAASAAEVLAGTRGDVAITPAGLAALAASIGTTGEFQLAPGVYCKIGYLPGPHGEGAVPINFVTPFPNACLIAVPIVRNAAGDIRCDSYGQERDLTRTTFTAFIQKQAADSVSIDAIRWIAIGW; the protein is encoded by the coding sequence ATGACCGCGCTCAAACTGACCATGACCACCGCCGGGCTGGGCCGCTTCACCGCCGCACAAGGCGGCGACGATATCGACCTAACCATCGCACGGGTCGGCTTGACCGCCAGCGGCTTCGTCGCCGCGCCCACGCTCACCGCGCTGCCTGGCGAATTCAAACGGCTCGCGACCGTGTCGGGTTCGGTCGAAGCGCAGAACATCGTCCATATGACGATCACCGACGACGACGCGGCGACCTACACGGTTCGCGGCTTCGGCCTGTTCCTCGCCGATGGAACGCTGTTCGCCGTCTATGGCCAGTCCACGCCCATCGCCGAGAAGTCGATCGGCGCGATGCTGGCGCTGGCGATCGACATCGCCTTCCCGGTCGCGGGCGTGGAAAACATCACCTTCGGATCGACCAACTTCCTCAACCCGCCGGGGTCCGAAGAGCGCAAGGGGGTGGTCGAGCTGGCGACGCTGGCCGAGGCGAATGCAGGCGATACGACCCGTGTGACCACTGGATCCGTGGTGAAGGCGATGATTGCCGCCGCGATCGATGCCGTATCCCAAGCGCTGGCCGGAATCACGTCGCGCACCATCTTCGGATCGGGTCTGGTCAAGGGAGGCGGCGATCTGACCGCCAATCGCACCCTGACGGTCGACGCCGCCAGCGCAGCCGAGGTGTTGGCGGGCACGCGCGGCGATGTGGCGATCACCCCGGCCGGGCTGGCGGCGCTGGCGGCATCCATCGGCACGACGGGCGAATTCCAGCTTGCCCCCGGCGTCTATTGCAAGATCGGCTATCTGCCGGGGCCACATGGCGAGGGTGCCGTCCCGATCAATTTCGTCACACCCTTCCCCAATGCCTGCCTGATTGCGGTGCCGATCGTGCGAAATGCCGCCGGTGACATTCGCTGCGACAGCTATGGGCAAGAGCGCGATCTGACACGGACCACCTTCACCGCATTCATCCAAAAGCAAGCGGCGGACAGCGTCAGCATCGACGCGATCCGCTGGATCGCCATCGGCTGGTAA
- a CDS encoding phage baseplate assembly protein V has product MGDLLREGLVASVDHDAGTCTVDLSDDLTTGPVPFLSPRMGNVRVWLPPAIGEQVLVLAPEGDTARGIVIGGLASDARPQVGRGPGAAIEFGDGARLAYDPQTHGLTITLPAGGTAAIVADGGLSLKGPLSVEGAVDITGKLTASDDVVGGGKSLKGHIHDKVQPGQGVSGKPV; this is encoded by the coding sequence GTGGGCGATCTCCTGCGCGAAGGGCTGGTCGCGTCCGTCGACCATGACGCGGGTACCTGTACTGTCGACTTGTCCGATGATCTGACCACCGGCCCTGTCCCCTTCCTGTCGCCGCGCATGGGTAATGTCCGCGTCTGGCTTCCCCCCGCGATCGGGGAGCAGGTCCTGGTGCTGGCGCCCGAGGGCGATACGGCGCGTGGGATCGTCATCGGCGGCTTGGCCAGCGATGCGCGCCCCCAGGTTGGGCGCGGCCCCGGCGCCGCGATCGAATTCGGCGATGGCGCACGCCTGGCCTATGATCCCCAGACCCATGGCCTGACCATCACCCTCCCCGCTGGCGGCACCGCCGCGATCGTCGCCGATGGCGGCCTGTCGCTGAAGGGTCCGCTGTCCGTCGAAGGCGCGGTGGACATCACAGGCAAACTGACCGCCAGTGACGATGTCGTGGGCGGCGGCAAGAGCCTGAAGGGTCATATCCACGACAAGGTCCAGCCCGGACAGGGCGTGTCGGGCAAGCCGGTATGA
- a CDS encoding oxidoreductase, whose protein sequence is MDRHTGRSLGGADHLIQSIDDRLSTPLGTRIGRRDYGSLVPEQLDQPNNALGRLRVIAAAALALMTEPRARVRRITLAAGPDAQSVVLTVSGTRTDIAGRPGFTATSTIRALSALSQRATP, encoded by the coding sequence ATGGACCGCCACACCGGACGTTCGCTCGGCGGGGCCGATCACCTGATCCAGTCGATCGACGATCGCCTGTCCACCCCGCTCGGCACGCGCATCGGACGCCGCGACTATGGCAGCCTGGTTCCCGAGCAGCTCGACCAGCCCAATAATGCGCTGGGTCGCCTGCGCGTGATCGCGGCGGCCGCGCTGGCGCTGATGACCGAACCCCGCGCGCGGGTACGCCGCATCACCCTGGCCGCCGGGCCCGACGCGCAGAGCGTCGTGCTGACCGTCAGCGGCACCCGCACCGATATCGCCGGGCGCCCCGGCTTCACCGCCACCTCCACCATCCGCGCGCTGTCCGCGCTTTCGCAAAGGGCCACCCCATGA
- a CDS encoding phage tail sheath subtilisin-like domain-containing protein gives MSFLHGINVREVTRQPRGIATVATAVIGLVATAPAADAAAFPLDTAVKITNIQDAMAKAGNTGTLLPALRAIAGQVDTTIVVVRVQPGGTDALTTSAIIGADVAGAKTGMQALLTAPAQLNLQPRILGAPGLESEAVTKALVTVAKKLRARVYAKAIGLDRGQAIAHRALFPDARELTLLWPGVTAPYGPNGASIAVPVAAIAMGARAAIDATQGWHKTLSNVPLADLDGLTDDVTFDLQDETCDANVLNASELVTVVRLAGELRFWGNRTCAVQGSDFAFESAVRTAQILADSVALGLAWALDKPLLPSLVKDIVEQVNELFRVEKRAGRIFGAVASFDPAKNPTASLKAGKLLLGFSYTPVPPLENLGIEQEITGEFLLDFAALSVAA, from the coding sequence ATGAGCTTTCTCCACGGCATCAATGTCCGAGAGGTCACGCGCCAGCCGCGCGGGATCGCCACCGTCGCGACCGCCGTCATCGGCCTGGTCGCGACCGCGCCCGCTGCCGATGCCGCCGCCTTCCCGCTCGATACGGCGGTGAAGATCACCAATATCCAGGATGCGATGGCGAAGGCCGGGAATACCGGCACGCTGCTGCCCGCGCTGCGCGCCATCGCGGGCCAGGTCGACACCACCATCGTCGTGGTGCGCGTTCAGCCGGGCGGAACCGATGCACTGACTACCTCGGCGATCATCGGCGCCGATGTCGCAGGCGCCAAGACCGGAATGCAGGCCCTGCTGACCGCCCCGGCCCAGCTCAATCTCCAGCCGCGCATCCTCGGCGCGCCGGGCCTCGAATCTGAGGCGGTGACCAAGGCGCTGGTGACGGTCGCCAAGAAACTGCGCGCCCGCGTTTATGCCAAGGCGATCGGCCTCGATCGCGGGCAGGCTATCGCCCACCGCGCGCTTTTCCCCGACGCGCGCGAGCTGACGCTGCTCTGGCCGGGCGTCACCGCGCCCTATGGCCCGAATGGCGCGTCGATCGCCGTGCCCGTCGCAGCCATCGCCATGGGCGCGCGCGCCGCGATCGATGCGACGCAGGGCTGGCACAAGACCCTGTCCAATGTGCCCCTGGCGGATCTCGACGGCCTGACCGATGACGTGACCTTCGACCTTCAGGACGAGACGTGCGACGCCAATGTCCTGAATGCCTCCGAGCTGGTGACGGTGGTGCGCCTGGCCGGTGAGCTGCGCTTCTGGGGCAACCGCACCTGCGCGGTGCAGGGCAGCGATTTCGCCTTCGAAAGCGCGGTGCGCACCGCCCAGATCCTCGCCGACAGCGTCGCCCTCGGCCTCGCCTGGGCGCTCGACAAGCCGCTGCTGCCCAGCCTGGTCAAGGACATCGTCGAGCAGGTGAATGAGCTCTTCCGTGTCGAGAAGCGTGCCGGGCGCATCTTCGGTGCCGTGGCGAGCTTCGATCCCGCCAAGAATCCCACCGCCTCGCTGAAGGCGGGCAAGCTGCTGCTCGGCTTCAGCTACACGCCCGTCCCCCCGCTCGAAAATCTAGGGATCGAGCAGGAGATCACCGGCGAATTCCTGCTCGATTTCGCCGCCCTCTCGGTCGCGGCCTGA
- a CDS encoding phage major tail tube protein: protein MSFPRKLKQMMIFVDGVGYAADTESVTLPKLERKLEKWRGGGLGRPANIDLGGGDDLTVEHSYGGPVRALIRQFGAPGMSDVQIRFAGSYQDDSTGQIHSCIITLRGRHQEIDRGEQKVGEAGSFKVKSECVYYKEEWDGVTDVEIDVLGMIEIVGGVDLMAGHRDALGLA from the coding sequence ATGTCTTTCCCCCGTAAGCTGAAGCAGATGATGATTTTCGTCGACGGCGTCGGCTATGCCGCCGATACCGAAAGCGTCACCTTGCCCAAGCTGGAGCGCAAGCTGGAGAAATGGCGCGGCGGTGGCCTCGGCCGCCCCGCCAATATCGACCTTGGCGGTGGCGACGATCTCACCGTCGAACACAGCTATGGCGGCCCGGTCCGTGCCCTGATCCGCCAATTCGGCGCGCCGGGCATGAGCGACGTGCAGATCCGCTTCGCGGGTTCCTACCAGGACGATAGCACCGGCCAGATCCACAGCTGCATCATCACCCTGCGCGGCCGCCACCAGGAGATCGATCGGGGCGAGCAGAAAGTCGGCGAGGCGGGCAGCTTCAAGGTCAAGTCGGAGTGCGTCTACTACAAGGAGGAGTGGGACGGCGTCACCGATGTCGAGATCGACGTGCTCGGCATGATCGAGATCGTGGGCGGTGTCGATTTGATGGCCGGTCACCGCGACGCCCTGGGCCTTGCCTGA
- a CDS encoding phage tail assembly protein: MTDVKKAVTITLDEDAVTESGQVLMPKGTQILLRRPLGGALRGVNLGGLVRMDYDQVALVAPRVSTPPLLPDIFEVLATSDVTQVAGELANFCLTNAAREALFPST, translated from the coding sequence ATGACCGATGTCAAGAAAGCCGTCACCATCACGCTCGATGAAGACGCCGTGACCGAAAGCGGTCAAGTCCTGATGCCCAAGGGCACTCAGATCCTCCTGCGCCGCCCCCTTGGCGGGGCGCTGCGCGGCGTCAATCTCGGCGGCCTGGTCCGCATGGATTACGACCAGGTCGCGCTGGTGGCGCCGCGCGTATCGACCCCGCCACTGCTCCCCGACATTTTCGAGGTGCTCGCCACGTCGGACGTGACCCAGGTCGCGGGCGAGCTGGCAAATTTCTGTCTGACGAATGCGGCGCGGGAGGCGCTCTTCCCGTCCACGTAG
- a CDS encoding GpE family phage tail protein — protein MDPLSVAELMSWRSQAARRHDPERHGS, from the coding sequence ATGGACCCTCTCTCCGTCGCCGAGCTGATGTCCTGGCGAAGCCAGGCCGCCCGCCGTCACGACCCGGAGCGTCATGGATCGTAA
- a CDS encoding phage tail tape measure protein translates to MDRNLRLSLIIQAGDRATRPLRDIAGGSRAASQALAGTRDRLKDLERAQGDIAGFRALKMGLRSTEGELQAARQRVTELGRAMGQTSNPTRAMTRDFQRAKQEAERLERQHAQETRRLGDLRTRLGQAGIATTDLARHERELRRQVEGANQELTEQERRLARTADRERRMASGRARFGRAQGIATGMAASGAAGIGTGMAMAAPIIAGIHAAQEYESTMTDIGQKADLSRPKTEALGKGLLIAARAANQMPADMQAGVDALAGLGASVPDAVAMMTPIGRAATAYKAEIADLSNASFAATDNLKVPIGQTQKVIDIMAAAGKAGAFEIKDMAGVFPSLTAAYQALGQKGTGAVADLAAGLQIARKGAGDSASAGTNLANVLQKISSPATVKAFDKMGVNLPNALKKAYREGKTPLEAIAEITNKTLKGDLSKLGYLFEDSQVQQGLRPLIQNMELFRKIRADAMKSDGTTDRDFAERMKDSAEQSKALSTNAATLAITLGAQLLPTVNAGLVAVNGFATSIGDAAKRHPTLAKALAIGAAAFATLFLVLGGGAIVMAGLMAPFAALSFAAGALGIGLLPVIGIAAAVVAGVAALGGAAYLVYSNWGGIAAFFGGLWAGVKSIFTMSIGDIGASIGYFVGYAIGSLYDFGSKALAFLTGRLPGILSAGWSMAWSGFKTAIHAAFITLPAIFYDLGAMVIQGLWNGIKSAPGRLWDAGIRMAHALSGGFRAANKIRSPSRVFMELGGHVIDGLTMGLAAQESEPVQRMDSLSRRLTAAIVTGSALPGMAMAAPGAGGRGPAPVASVPAPITIVINGAPGQSEDAIAEMVARKLRELGIGGPGPDSPSFADRPDWE, encoded by the coding sequence ATGGATCGTAATCTCCGCCTCAGCCTCATCATCCAGGCCGGTGATCGCGCCACCCGCCCGCTGCGCGATATCGCGGGTGGGTCGCGTGCCGCGTCACAGGCCCTGGCGGGCACCCGCGACCGGCTGAAGGATCTGGAACGCGCCCAGGGCGATATCGCGGGCTTTCGCGCGCTGAAGATGGGCCTGCGTTCGACCGAGGGCGAATTGCAGGCCGCCCGCCAGCGCGTGACCGAGCTGGGCCGCGCCATGGGCCAGACCAGCAATCCCACCCGCGCCATGACCCGCGATTTCCAGCGCGCCAAGCAGGAAGCCGAGCGGCTGGAACGCCAGCACGCGCAGGAGACGCGCCGGCTCGGCGACCTGCGCACCCGCCTCGGCCAGGCCGGGATCGCCACCACCGATCTCGCCCGCCATGAGCGCGAATTGCGTCGCCAGGTGGAGGGCGCCAATCAGGAGCTGACCGAGCAGGAGCGCCGCCTGGCGCGCACCGCCGATCGCGAACGGCGCATGGCGTCGGGCCGCGCCCGCTTCGGCCGGGCCCAGGGCATCGCCACTGGCATGGCCGCCAGCGGCGCGGCCGGGATCGGCACCGGCATGGCGATGGCCGCACCGATCATCGCCGGGATCCACGCCGCCCAGGAATATGAGTCGACCATGACCGATATCGGTCAGAAGGCCGATCTGTCGCGACCCAAGACCGAGGCGCTGGGCAAAGGCCTGCTGATTGCCGCCCGCGCCGCCAATCAGATGCCCGCCGATATGCAGGCCGGGGTGGATGCGCTGGCGGGTCTGGGCGCCAGCGTGCCCGATGCGGTGGCGATGATGACGCCGATCGGCCGCGCCGCCACAGCATACAAGGCCGAGATCGCCGACCTGTCCAATGCCAGCTTCGCCGCCACCGACAATCTGAAGGTGCCGATCGGCCAGACGCAGAAGGTGATCGACATCATGGCCGCCGCTGGCAAGGCGGGGGCTTTCGAGATCAAGGACATGGCGGGCGTCTTCCCCTCGCTGACCGCCGCCTATCAGGCGCTGGGGCAGAAGGGCACCGGCGCCGTCGCAGATCTGGCGGCCGGGCTCCAGATTGCTCGGAAAGGCGCGGGCGACAGCGCCAGCGCCGGGACCAATCTGGCCAATGTCCTGCAAAAGATCAGCTCGCCCGCGACCGTCAAGGCCTTCGACAAGATGGGCGTCAATCTGCCCAATGCACTGAAAAAAGCCTATAGGGAGGGCAAGACACCCCTGGAGGCGATTGCCGAGATCACCAACAAGACGCTGAAGGGCGATCTGTCCAAGCTCGGTTATCTTTTCGAGGACAGCCAGGTGCAGCAGGGCCTGCGCCCGCTGATCCAGAATATGGAGCTGTTCCGCAAGATCCGCGCGGACGCGATGAAATCGGACGGCACCACCGACCGCGATTTCGCCGAGCGGATGAAGGACTCGGCGGAGCAGTCGAAAGCCTTGTCGACCAATGCTGCCACTCTGGCCATCACGCTGGGCGCGCAGCTGCTGCCGACCGTCAATGCCGGGCTGGTCGCAGTGAATGGCTTTGCCACGTCGATCGGCGATGCGGCCAAGCGCCATCCGACGCTGGCGAAGGCGCTGGCGATCGGCGCGGCCGCCTTCGCGACCCTCTTCCTGGTGCTGGGTGGCGGCGCGATCGTCATGGCGGGCCTCATGGCGCCATTCGCCGCACTCAGCTTCGCGGCCGGGGCGCTGGGCATCGGGCTGCTCCCCGTCATCGGGATCGCAGCCGCCGTGGTGGCGGGGGTCGCCGCGCTCGGCGGTGCGGCCTATCTGGTCTATTCGAATTGGGGCGGCATCGCGGCATTCTTCGGCGGCCTCTGGGCTGGCGTCAAATCGATCTTCACGATGAGCATCGGCGATATCGGCGCGAGCATCGGCTATTTCGTCGGCTACGCAATCGGATCGCTCTACGATTTCGGGTCGAAGGCCCTGGCCTTCCTGACCGGCCGCTTGCCAGGCATCCTGAGCGCCGGGTGGTCCATGGCCTGGTCGGGCTTCAAGACCGCGATCCATGCCGCCTTCATCACCCTTCCCGCGATCTTCTACGACCTCGGCGCGATGGTCATCCAAGGGCTCTGGAATGGCATCAAGAGCGCGCCGGGTCGGCTGTGGGACGCGGGCATCCGCATGGCCCATGCCTTGTCGGGCGGCTTCCGCGCCGCCAATAAGATCCGGTCGCCGAGCCGCGTCTTTATGGAGCTCGGCGGCCATGTGATCGACGGCCTGACCATGGGGCTCGCAGCCCAGGAATCGGAGCCGGTCCAGCGCATGGACAGCTTGTCCCGCCGCCTTACCGCCGCGATCGTCACCGGATCCGCGCTGCCCGGCATGGCGATGGCCGCACCTGGCGCAGGCGGTCGCGGTCCTGCCCCGGTCGCTTCAGTCCCTGCCCCCATCACGATCGTCATCAATGGCGCACCGGGCCAAAGCGAGGATGCTATCGCCGAGATGGTCGCCCGCAAGCTGCGCGAGCTGGGCATCGGCGGACCCGGCCCCGACTCGCCCAGCTTCGCCGACCGGCCGGATTGGGAGTAA
- a CDS encoding phage tail protein, with translation MLLALGLFAFGIDTLAFDEIQRKSSWRHATAIRIGARDASQYTGPGDETISLPGSVFTEIADGKVSLDEIRRMANTGDAWPLVDGRGYVYGAYVITGLTETLKHLWPDGSPRQIDFTIDLLCVDQDTA, from the coding sequence ATGCTGCTCGCCCTCGGCCTCTTCGCCTTCGGCATCGACACGCTGGCCTTTGACGAGATCCAGCGCAAGTCGAGCTGGCGGCACGCCACCGCCATCCGCATCGGCGCCCGCGACGCCAGCCAATATACCGGGCCGGGTGACGAGACGATCTCTCTCCCCGGCTCGGTCTTCACCGAGATCGCGGATGGCAAGGTCTCGCTCGACGAGATTCGCCGCATGGCCAATACTGGCGACGCCTGGCCGCTGGTCGATGGGCGCGGCTATGTCTACGGCGCCTATGTCATCACCGGCCTGACCGAGACACTCAAGCACCTCTGGCCCGATGGCAGTCCGCGCCAGATCGATTTCACCATCGATCTGCTTTGCGTCGACCAGGATACCGCATGA
- a CDS encoding contractile injection system protein, VgrG/Pvc8 family has protein sequence MTQPIPDYRVTVDGSDITQIIRGQVALSGGRTRPRLISMGISEKRGEEADTFDLVLDDSDDALDLPPTGAKIRVSLGWARGTGVTPGLVDKGEFHVESIDHGGSPPALTIRAKAADFTAGLKQRREKGYHGTTLGAIVAEVAQRHGLNPRCASALASIAVATKAQSRESDLAFLRRLGREFDAVATVKAGTLIFKPVGDGKSPSGAALPTVTITKRSGDAHQYGRQKRDDAEGVEAQWHNRATGKRETFTTGKAKGDGAKARRLSRVYPTEEAARQAATAATSRAARDPVSFSITLALGRADLGPEQKATVTGFKRQIDAVDWLITEVTHSLGDRGFTSAVKLEQA, from the coding sequence ATGACCCAGCCCATTCCCGATTACCGCGTCACCGTCGACGGGAGCGACATCACCCAGATCATTCGCGGCCAGGTGGCGCTTTCTGGCGGTCGCACCCGCCCTCGCCTCATCTCCATGGGCATCTCCGAAAAGCGCGGCGAGGAAGCCGACACCTTCGACCTGGTGCTCGACGACAGCGACGATGCGCTCGATCTGCCCCCGACCGGCGCGAAGATCCGCGTGTCGCTCGGCTGGGCGCGTGGGACAGGCGTGACGCCCGGCCTGGTCGACAAGGGCGAATTCCATGTCGAGTCGATCGACCATGGCGGCTCGCCCCCCGCCCTGACCATCCGCGCCAAGGCGGCGGACTTTACCGCCGGGCTGAAGCAGCGCCGCGAAAAGGGCTATCACGGCACCACCCTGGGCGCGATAGTGGCCGAGGTGGCGCAGCGCCATGGCCTCAATCCCCGCTGCGCAAGCGCCCTGGCATCGATCGCAGTTGCTACCAAGGCACAGAGCCGCGAAAGCGATCTCGCCTTCCTGCGCCGCCTGGGGCGCGAATTTGACGCGGTGGCGACGGTGAAGGCGGGCACGCTGATCTTCAAGCCGGTCGGCGACGGCAAATCGCCCTCCGGCGCCGCCCTGCCGACCGTCACCATCACCAAGCGCAGCGGCGACGCCCACCAATATGGCCGCCAGAAGCGCGACGATGCCGAGGGGGTGGAGGCGCAGTGGCACAATCGCGCCACCGGCAAGCGGGAGACCTTCACCACCGGCAAGGCCAAGGGTGACGGCGCCAAGGCCCGCCGCCTGTCCCGCGTCTACCCCACCGAGGAAGCCGCCCGCCAGGCCGCGACCGCCGCCACCAGCCGCGCCGCCCGCGATCCGGTCAGCTTTTCGATCACCCTCGCCCTTGGCCGCGCCGATCTCGGCCCCGAGCAGAAAGCGACCGTCACCGGCTTCAAGCGTCAGATCGACGCGGTCGACTGGCTCATCACCGAGGTGACCCACAGCCTGGGCGATCGGGGCTTCACCAGCGCGGTGAAGCTGGAACAGGCCTGA
- a CDS encoding DUF6953 family protein, whose translation MTPQQGADWMLKELQSKGWLDQEAAAYALHRQDKALTYTNDSGNLAISKDVLKIFNKIAPTASYVWSRSDRQWRKRAPRDAPGRAQY comes from the coding sequence ATGACGCCGCAGCAGGGGGCGGATTGGATGCTCAAAGAGCTTCAATCAAAAGGATGGTTGGACCAGGAAGCCGCAGCCTATGCCCTACACCGACAGGATAAGGCTCTGACCTATACGAATGACAGTGGCAATCTGGCGATCAGCAAGGATGTTTTGAAGATTTTCAACAAGATTGCTCCGACGGCTTCATATGTGTGGTCAAGGTCCGATCGCCAATGGCGCAAGCGCGCGCCGCGCGATGCGCCGGGCCGCGCGCAATATTGA
- a CDS encoding DUF2158 domain-containing protein yields the protein MANIDFKAGDLVELISGSPIMTVEQSVFMSDGLKYRCTWFAGAKHNRELFVGAALRPATPKS from the coding sequence GTGGCAAATATTGATTTCAAGGCGGGCGACTTAGTAGAATTGATTTCCGGCAGTCCGATCATGACTGTCGAGCAAAGCGTGTTCATGTCCGATGGATTGAAATATCGCTGCACGTGGTTCGCTGGTGCAAAGCACAATCGAGAATTGTTTGTGGGAGCCGCGTTACGTCCGGCGACCCCCAAATCATGA
- a CDS encoding helix-turn-helix domain-containing protein, with amino-acid sequence MSEGQPALSPRQRECLRLVWSRRATSKEIGAELGISKSTVDAYIAQAVELLGARDRRHAAAIVFGETPIAEGRDEIIPAEAPPAEYQYDSARVSEPSPATLPMTTSIEGVPFWPALGGERRLNSLSLGQTLGRIGLIAVASLAALALAMAVGSGLPPVAKPMLRAFDRLTG; translated from the coding sequence ATGAGCGAGGGCCAACCCGCGCTGTCGCCACGCCAGCGCGAATGCCTGCGCCTGGTCTGGTCGCGACGTGCCACGTCGAAGGAGATCGGCGCCGAGCTGGGGATCAGCAAGTCGACGGTGGACGCATATATCGCCCAGGCGGTCGAGCTGCTCGGCGCGCGCGATCGGCGCCATGCCGCCGCGATCGTCTTCGGCGAGACGCCCATCGCCGAGGGCAGGGACGAAATCATACCCGCCGAAGCACCCCCTGCCGAATACCAGTATGATTCTGCTCGGGTATCCGAGCCGAGCCCGGCGACCCTACCGATGACGACGTCGATCGAAGGGGTCCCGTTCTGGCCCGCTTTGGGAGGAGAACGGCGTCTTAATAGCTTATCGCTGGGACAGACGCTGGGTCGGATCGGACTGATTGCGGTGGCATCGCTTGCTGCCCTGGCGCTGGCTATGGCGGTGGGCAGCGGGCTCCCCCCAGTCGCAAAGCCGATGCTGCGCGCCTTCGATCGACTCACGGGATAA
- a CDS encoding helix-turn-helix domain-containing protein, whose protein sequence is MSVQGIRVKQAMIEAGLDQEQLAHEVGCTQGAISQIINGRSLRSRFLPDIARRLGVTEDYLRGLSDDPGASAPLPALPVILSARLEVTLGSEEALTQMFEGLLAGLDRDAPRASQARLLARKLPIALSSLRDLRSVSEMPSDPPSALSEADADLAIANPAPRP, encoded by the coding sequence ATGAGCGTGCAGGGCATCCGCGTTAAGCAAGCGATGATCGAGGCTGGCCTCGATCAGGAGCAGCTGGCGCATGAAGTCGGGTGCACGCAGGGCGCGATCAGCCAGATTATCAATGGGCGCAGCCTTCGATCGCGCTTTCTACCAGACATCGCCCGTCGGCTTGGTGTTACGGAGGATTACCTCCGTGGATTGTCGGACGATCCGGGTGCAAGTGCGCCACTACCTGCGCTGCCGGTGATCCTTTCAGCGCGTTTGGAGGTCACGCTTGGATCGGAGGAGGCGCTGACCCAGATGTTCGAGGGCCTGCTCGCCGGTCTGGATCGGGACGCGCCTCGGGCATCGCAAGCTCGGCTGCTCGCACGAAAGCTGCCCATTGCGCTGTCATCTCTGCGAGATCTGCGGAGCGTGTCGGAGATGCCTTCGGACCCTCCCTCGGCGTTGTCAGAAGCCGACGCAGATCTCGCCATAGCGAATCCCGCACCGCGACCGTGA
- a CDS encoding ogr/Delta-like zinc finger family protein, with protein MKKAQYPSRLPGIACPHCDSDAIARTSSQLDPLTRNIRLMCKNPDCAHIFVAQIAIYRTLRESMAPRAEIARQLPLGQWVPQRKPANDDEPTPMNDDRLPAAVEGLPVPS; from the coding sequence GTGAAGAAGGCCCAATATCCATCGCGCTTGCCGGGCATCGCCTGCCCGCATTGCGATTCCGATGCCATCGCGCGCACCAGCAGTCAGCTCGACCCGCTGACGCGCAACATCCGCCTGATGTGCAAGAATCCCGACTGCGCCCATATCTTCGTGGCGCAGATCGCGATCTATCGCACCCTGCGCGAAAGCATGGCCCCGCGCGCCGAGATCGCACGCCAGCTTCCGCTGGGCCAGTGGGTGCCGCAGCGCAAGCCCGCCAATGACGATGAGCCGACCCCGATGAATGACGACCGCCTGCCTGCGGCGGTCGAAGGTCTGCCCGTGCCCAGCTGA
- a CDS encoding DUF2312 domain-containing protein, protein MTDPDLSKIDQQTADELRLLIERAERLEEEKKGISDDIMDVFAEAKARGFDKKAVRKILQIRKKKREEYQEEEAILEVYMRALGMI, encoded by the coding sequence ATGACCGATCCCGACCTGTCCAAGATCGACCAGCAGACCGCAGACGAACTGCGCCTGCTGATCGAGCGCGCCGAGCGGCTGGAGGAAGAGAAAAAGGGCATTTCCGACGACATCATGGATGTCTTCGCCGAGGCCAAGGCGCGCGGGTTCGACAAGAAGGCCGTCCGCAAGATCCTACAGATCCGCAAAAAGAAGCGCGAGGAGTATCAGGAAGAGGAAGCCATCCTGGAGGTCTATATGCGGGCCCTGGGGATGATCTGA